The DNA window CTGGCAGCGATTATGTCCACAGCGGATTCACAGCTTCTGGTGACGGCTTCATCCGTGTCTAAAGATATTTATAAGGATATTCTGAAACCGGAATCCGATGAGAAAAAAGTGCTGAAGGTGAGCCGTTTTACAGTACTGGTTGTTGCATTGCTGGCATTTTTGATTGCCTGGGATCCAAACAACAGTATTATGGGACTGGTATCCAACGCATGGGCAGGTCTTGGTTCGGCGTTCGGACCGATCGTAGTGATGTCCCTGTTCTGGAGAAGAACGAATTTTGCCGGAGCAGTAGCGGGGATTGTGTCCGGTGGCGGTGCGGTTCTGATATGGGATTATCTGCCGTTGGTACATGGACAGACGCTTGGAACTGCGACCGGGCTGTATTCACTGGTGGCAGGATTTGCGCTGAGTATTCTCTGCATTGTGATCTTCAGTCTCTGTACGAAGGAACCATCTCAGGAAATTCTGGCAGAGTTCGATGAAGTAAAAAACTGGAAAGAGTAAGAAATCTATGAATTATTTGCTGACGATAGAATATGAAGGAACCCGTTACGAAGGATGGCAGAGACAGAAGAAAACCACGCAGACGATTCAGGGAAAGCTGGAACAGGTATTATCCAGAATGACAGAAAAAGAGATTGAGATCGACGGAGCAGGGCGGACGGATGCCGGGGTTCATGCGAAGAATCAGACAGCCAGTGTGCATCTGGCAAAGAAATGGGATCCGAAGGAGATTTTGCAATATATGAATCAGTATCTGCCGGAAGATATCTGTGTAAAGTCCGTGGAACAGGTATCGGAACGGTTTCATGCAAGGCTCTGGGCGGAAGGAAAATGTTATTCTTACCGGATTGGAACGGATGAGCAGAAATCGGTGTTTGACCGGAAGTTTCGGTATCATCTGGGGGAAACTCTGGATGTAGAGGCGATGCGCCGGGCAGCACAGGATCTGGTGGGAACCCATGATTTTAAATCGTTTTGTGGCAATCCGAAGATGAAGAAATCCACGGTGCGGACGATTACGGATATAGTGATTGAAGAGTCGGAGCATGAGATACGGATTGTGTATACGGGAAATGGGTTTCTTCAGTATATGGTCAGAATCTTAACCGGAACTTTGATTGAGGTGGGGCAGCATAGGAGGGATGCGGACAGTATGCCGGAGCTGCTTGAGAGGATGGAGCGGAAGTTTGCGGGCGTTACGGCGCCGGCAGAGGGGCTGTGTCTTGAACGCGTATTTTATTCAAAAAAATAGGAGAAAAGAGTTTTTTTTCGAAAAAGGAGAAATCTTCATTAATAAGTGATAAGAAAGAGTTCTAAATAATTTTGGATATAAAGATATAAAAAGGAAGATAGTTGTGTACATTAAGATGTACTGCTATCTTCCTTTTTATAGTATCTGATATTTTGCAACAATGTTCACTGCCGGATAGCAATGAAAGTATTTATTCCGGGTATACCAGGCGGTCTTCTTTGATGTCGGTTAATACTTCGGTCAGGAAGCGGTTTGCCAGGTAGTTTGCCATGGACAGGTTCATGTCGAGGTAGTTACCGCAGTCTTTTGGAGAGGCGCCTGGGACCTCGTCGTGGTAGTCGCGGATGAAGGTGAACATCTCGGTCATCAGCGGGACGATGTCTCTGGAAGTG is part of the Blautia faecicola genome and encodes:
- the truA gene encoding tRNA pseudouridine(38-40) synthase TruA, with protein sequence MNYLLTIEYEGTRYEGWQRQKKTTQTIQGKLEQVLSRMTEKEIEIDGAGRTDAGVHAKNQTASVHLAKKWDPKEILQYMNQYLPEDICVKSVEQVSERFHARLWAEGKCYSYRIGTDEQKSVFDRKFRYHLGETLDVEAMRRAAQDLVGTHDFKSFCGNPKMKKSTVRTITDIVIEESEHEIRIVYTGNGFLQYMVRILTGTLIEVGQHRRDADSMPELLERMERKFAGVTAPAEGLCLERVFYSKK